One Phaeodactylum tricornutum CCAP 1055/1 PHATR_bd_32x35 genomic scaffold, whole genome shotgun sequence genomic window carries:
- a CDS encoding predicted protein: protein MSAPLTAANKGISTAGKVFFGSLCAGTFGLGVWQTQRYFIKQTLVAQRQAELAQEPVTDLEVLSSYAQPGNGTETSFRKVRLRGTFRHDQEILVGPRGPPPGALPDKAGSSAQGMSSSPQGYFVLTPLVLTKSANQAAADAAEDTTVWVNRGWIPRHLGTSEQARGGRPRPQDGGGRYGVSAALTLETDASRRHGNPQYLQWDRPVGDPDVTVTVVATKTEEPRFLVAEHELKTRPPKLFWFDAETLRALVPATGQTESTPIPNAATNTTTSSTRLLPTLVTQVREGDDVAGDRANKWPVTATADKIGDFKVSPAVHAGYAFTWYGLSLAGLYMTKVLLTKKP, encoded by the coding sequence ATGAGCGCGCCATTGACCGCCGCTAACAAGGGGATTTCCACGGCTGGCAAAGTCTTTTTCGGTTCGTTGTGTGCGGGTACGTTCGGTCTTGGAGTATGGCAGACGCAGCGGTACTTTATCAAGCAAACACTCGTGGCTCAGCGGCAAGCGGAATTGGCGCAGGAGCCTGTGACCGATCTCGAGGTCTTGTCGTCCTACGCTCAACCCGGGAACGGGACGGAGACCAGTTTTCGTAAAGTCCGTTTGCGAGGAACCTTCCGTCACGATCAAGAAATCCTCGTGGGACCTCGAGGACCTCCACCCGGGGCCTTGCCCGATAAAGCCGGATCGTCCGCACAAGGCATGAGCTCCTCTCCGCAAGGGTACTTTGTCTTGACACCTCTCGTCTTGACCAAATCCGCAAACCAAGCAGCGGCCGACGCAGCGGAAGACACTACCGTGTGGGTCAATCGGGGTTGGATCCCCCGGCACTTGGGCACGTCGGAACAAGCTCGCGGTGGTCGTCCCCGTCCCCAAGACGGTGGGGGACGCTATGGTGTTTCGGCGGCACTCACGTTGGAAACCGACGCCTCGCGACGACACGGCAATCCGCAATACCTACAGTGGGATCGACCTGTAGGCGATCCCGATGTGACCGTCACCGTTGTGGCGACTAAAACCGAAGAGCCCAGATTTCTTGTAGCCGAGCACGAGCTAAAGACCCGACCGCCCAAACTGTTCTGGTTCGATGCGGAAACCTTGCGAGCCTTGGTACCCGCGACGGGACAGACCGAATCGACGCCAATACCGAATGCTGCGACGAACacgacgacttcttccacaCGACTACTACCCACTCTTGTCACGCAGGTACGGGAAGGGGACGACGTTGCCGGCGACCGCGCGAACAAATGGCCCGTGACGGCGACGGCGGACAAAATTGGAGATTTCAAAGTCAGTCCAGCCGTACATGCCGGATACGCCTTTACTTGGTACGGATTGTCGTTGGCCGGCCTGTACATGACCAAGGTACTGCTCACCAAGAAACCATAA
- a CDS encoding predicted protein — NPKHGDYQCNAAMPVFAALKKDSSMPDNIRSPPDVARALMAAIGDTHPVIMELSMNGPGFVLCRIRPSFLETHVDRFLQTGILPKPLIPKQTCVVDFSSPNIAKEMHVGHLRSTIIGEAVCRILEFVGHDVHRINHVGDWGTQFGMLIQYLKEEYPEVANHNSDVDDQAALPNITDLTQFYKSAKARFDESADFKKTSQTNVVALQSGDPECLRIWKLLCDVSRQEFEKVYQRLDVTTHEFGESFYNAKIPPVIAEFEAAGKISVEEGGAKCVFVDKFKVPLMLQKSDGGYGYDSTDMAALKYRLQELKADRIIVITDFSQGDHFKMVYAAGRDIGWLDRNQQLEHIGFGTVQGEDGKRFKTRSGDTVRLVDLLDEAVERMEGSLRERIESDKSNIALDEVHDIAEAIGYGAVKYYDLRRNPTTNYKFSYDQMLDTKGDTGVYLLYARVRLESIVAKAKQDYSIDVEELIQNGEKVRLTHPSERNLVFQLQQFPDVIEQTLEDLFPYHVCEYVYKLAVATSDFIKNCMVLGSDEMKTRLLLCHATSLAMHQCFDLLGIRHVKRI; from the coding sequence AATCCCAAACACGGAGATTATCAGTGCAACGCCGCCATGCCCGTATTCGCGGCACTCAAAAAAGATTCCAGCATGCCCGACAATATTCGCTCCCCACCGGATGTGGCCCGGGCCCTCATGGCCGCGATTGGCGACACCCATCCCGTCATTATGGAACTCAGTATGAACGGACCCGGCTTTGTACTCTGCCGCATTCGTCCaagctttttggaaacccACGTGGACCGGTTCTTGCAAACCGGAATTTTGCCGAAACCGCTCATTCCCAAGCAAACCTGTGTGGTGGACTTTTCGTCCCCCAATattgccaaggaaatgcACGTGGGCCACTTGCGGTCGACTATTATCGGGGAAGCCGTCTGCCGGATTCTGGAATTTGTCGGACACGACGTCCACCGGATCAATCACGTTGGCGACTGGGGAACACAGTTTGGCATGCTCATTCAGTATTTGAAGGAGGAATACCCGGAAGTCGCCAACCACAACAGCGATGTGGACGATCAAGCGGCCTTGCCCAACATTACCGATTTGACCCAGTTTTACAAATCCGCCAAGGCGCGCTTTGACGAGTCGGCCGACTTTAAAAAAACGTCCCAGACCAACGTGGTAGCCTTGCAATCAGGTGATCCCGAATGCTTGCGCATTTGGAAACTGCTCTGCGACGTGTCCCGCCAAGAATTCGAAAAGGTGTACCAACGACTCGACGTCACAACGCACGAATTTGGCGAGAGcttttacaacgccaagATCCCACCCGTGATTGCCGAATTCGAAGCGGCCGGGAAAATATCGGTCGAAGAAGGTGGCGCCAAGTgcgtctttgtcgacaagttCAAAGTACCTCTCATGCTGCAAAAGTCGGATGGGGGATACGGGTACGATTCCACGGACATGGCGGCATTGAAGTATCGTTTGCAGGAATTAAAGGCGGATCGAATTATTGTCATTACGGATTTCTCGCAAGGCGATCACTTCAAAATGGTGTACGCTGCTGGACGCGACATTGGTTGGCTCGATCGCAATCAGCAGCTTGAGCATATTGGATTCGGTACCGTCCAGGGTGAAGACGGAAAACGGTTCAAAACTCGATCGGGCGATACCGTCAGACTGGTGGACttgttggacgaagcggtGGAACGGATGGAAGGTTCATTGAGAGAGCGTATCGAAAGCGACAAATCGAACATTGCGCTCGACGAAGTGCACGATATTGCCGAAGCAATTGGATACGGCGCCGTCAAGTACTACGATTTGCGTCGCAACCCGACCACGAATTACAAATTCTCGTACGACCAAATGCTCGACACCAAGGGCGATACCGGTGTGTACCTTTTGTACGCCCGGGTGCGTTTAGAGAGTATTGTGGCCAAGGCAAAGCAAGACTATAGTATCGACGTGGAGGAACTCATTCAAAATGGTGAAAAGGTTCGACTGACGCATCCATCCGAGCGAAATTTGGTCTTTCAACTCCAACAGTTTCCCGATGTCATTGAACAGACGCTGGAAGATTTGTTTCCTTATCACGTTTGTGAGTACGTCTACAAGCTTGCCGTGGCTACGTCCGATTTTATCAAGAATTGTATGGTTTTGGGAAGCGACGAAATGAAGACCCGTTTGTTGCTATGCCACGCTACGTCCTTGGCCATGCATCAGTGTTTCGACTTGTTGGGTATTCGTCACGTTAAGCGTATTTAA
- a CDS encoding predicted protein, translated as MKISSRGIFAGVVWSIASVQDSTAFSASLTVAPHRWTVLQSSTSGDDFSSFAASLETPTPSPRTRNNNNNKPRTWKDDLDELLDPATEMNRRQALFTDVVSANQDIREAVETALRDRKIDPLLTPTGKKLQDGTRAVARQLSTDILPSLAANARNPPTQLFSVRPQDLQKNGNRFLNAVTNQMQQNLQTLQRDLLDPSRIPSRISQQTSEFVQEAANVLRETPVGLKEPPYTLVATTNEYEIRDYAGYKVVSTNMAPAGEVYRDSMAQSGQAFNTLASYIFGANRDSKVMEMTTPVTTTMSGEMRFYLAQNDETPDQRIPEPLAQDESKSVYETGNILIQDIPPARLAVRRFPGFATAGEQARQKEILLAALSLDDVELDVPHGQTVGHVLFQYNPPYTVPVLRRNEIAVPVVNPDAVDNDAENNSGESWASAAYDASSWDDGAPSD; from the exons ATGAAGATTTCGTCGCGTGGGATTTTCGCTGGAGTCGTCTGGAGCATCGCTTCCGTGCAAGATTCGACAGCGTTTTCAGCGTCGCTCACTGTGGCTCCCCACCGCTGGACGGTACTCCAATCGTCCACTTCTGGTGACGACTTTAGTAGCTTTGCCGCCTCCCTCGAAACACCGACGCCTTCTCCCCGCacacgcaacaacaacaacaacaaaccgCGCACTTGGAAAGATGATCTCGACGAGTTGTTGGATCCGGCAACCGAAATGAATCGGCGACAAGCACTCTTTACCGACGTCGTGAGCGCCAATCAAGACATACGCGAGGCGGTAGAAACGGCTCTGCGGGATCGAAAG ATTGACCCACTCTTGACCCCGACGGGAAAGAAACTACAGGACGGCACCCGCGCCGTTGCCCGACAACTCAGCACGGATATTCTGCCCTCGCTCGCCGCGAACGCACGCAATCCTCCCACCCAACTCTTTTCCGTGCGTCCGCAAGATTTGCAAAAAAACGGCAACCGATTTTTGAACGCCGTCACGAACCAAATGCAGCAAAATTTGCAAACACTGCAACGGGATTTGCTGGACCCGTCACGCATTCCGTCACGCATTTCCCAACAAACGTCCGAATTCGTGCAGGAAGCGGCCAACGTGCTCCGCGAAACCCCCGTCGGTCTCAAGGAACCGCCCTACACTCTGGTGGCTACCACCAACGAATACGAAATACGGGATTACGCCGGATACAAGGTCGTCAGTACCAACATGGCCCCGGCGGGAGAAGTCTACCGAGACAGTATGGCTCAGTCCGGACAAGCCTTCAATACGTTGGCGAGCTACATTTTTGGAGCCAATCGGGACAGCAAGGTCATGGAAATGACCACACCGGTAACCACCACCATGTCGGGAGAAATGCGCTTTTATCTGGCCCAGAATGATGAAACGCCGGACCAACGGATCCCCGAACCTCTCGCTCAGGACGAAAGCAAGTCCGTCTACGAAACCGGCAATATTCTGATTCAAGATATTCCTCCCGCGCGATTGGCCGTGCGACGGTTTCCGGGATTTGCCACGGCCGGCGAACAAGCCCGGCAGAAGGAGATCCTCCTGGCAGCGCTCTCGTTGGACGATGTGGAATTGGACGTGCCGCACGGACAAACTGTCGGACACGTCCTGTTTCAGTACAATCCACCGTACACCGTCCCCGTGCTCCGACGCAACGAAATTGCCGTCCCCGTCGTCAATCCCGATGCGGTTGACAATGACGCGGAAAACAACAGCGGAGAAAGCTGGGCGTCCGCCGCTTACGACGCATCTTCCTGGGACGACGGGGCGCCGTCGGATTGA